The sequence ATAAAACCTGCAGTGACAGTGTAGATCAATGGGatacattatcattttttctttaaaattaagtTCAGATAAAATTAAACCTttatcaccatcatcatcaaaacGAACAGTTACCAAGATAGATCGGTAAGAACAATTGTGCCAGAAGTCTTAGTTCAAatatcatgttttttaatttctttaacaCATTGTGCATTCACTAGAATTATATCaacaaaaacaaggaaaaagaaaaaatattagcTTTTGTGAGAACCAGGAGTATTGCTTAATATGATggaatccttttttttttttttttttttttttttaatttttccaattgtttttcaattttaaatagtTCCCCAAGAGGCTACATCTCTAGGAGAAGAAAGTCCTGCCAAATATCCTTTTTGGCTCTTCCCCACCCCCACACTCCTTTGGCTATTAATTGAGTTCATTGTTTTAATGACAACTGATAATGCACAAACTTACCTTCTATTTGCTAGCTTTGGCATAATATTTCAGAACTTCAATATATCTTACATTCGTGAAACCTATTCTATAAGTTAAATAATGATAACAGCAACAATAGAAGCGACTTATATGTGTATAGACAAGCCAAACTTAGTATGATGCCGTAGAGAAAGGGAATAATCAGGAGTTAAGTTAATGAAAGAGACTTCCACATAAGAATTAAAGaacttagagaaaaacaagaaaatgagCACTTGTTATGACTGCCCAAATCATCATGATGAAGGGACAGCAAAGGGAAATTAGATAGAGATCATAAATAAGGTTGATGTAGTACCAAAATATAAGGTATAACATCAAGTTCATGCAGGTGACAACTGTTTGTAGTGTGATTCCACTAGGTtggtattcttaaaaaattgagTTGTAAGCAGGATTAGTTCAAAAGGAATGTTTATGGCAAAGGAAATTGATGCTTGTTGTTTTAGAAAcctcctagaaaaaaaaaattaaattgcataAGCAGGTGCTATCAACATCAAAGCATTCATAATAGTGGCAAGATCTAAAGATTCACTTGATCCACTAGACAAAAATggactagtatatataattaaattttgcaGTTCTTTGGCTTTCCCCAAGGTTTCTACAGGCGAAGATGACTCCTCTTTCATACCAGCCAAACTATTAGAAAGAGAGAGTCTGTACAAACCACTGAAGTCTGGTGCAAAGTCTACAGAGAAATTTCTGtattgtttaaaataaaaataaaataagagcaTAGTGAGACCATCAAATGAATCAAATCAAGAGAGACAGAGTTAACTGGAATTGGACTCACAAGTTATTCTCGATTATATTACGAGAACCAACATTTTTATCTTTACCAATAGCAGCAACATAAAACATTTGCCTGAGTGCATGCATTTGTACAAATTCAAGTGCTTAAAGCAACAAGAAAAGGAACAGGAGGAGAAAACAATTCCTAACCTGGCAGCATGCTCTGGAAAATACTTTCCTGGTTGTTTTTGCCTGAGTGCATGCAGATCTCCACCGGGACAAAACTCCATTACCAAGCAAGAGAACTTCTctgtttcaaaatatgaatacaATGTGGGTAGGAATGGATGATCCAGAGATTGCAGTATCTCTCTTTCTGTCTGAGCCCTCAATAGCTTCTTGCGAGCAGCAAGAGCTGATTTATCCATTACCTTCATggcaaaataagttttagtgcCAGTCAACTCTGATAGATAAACGTTGCCTATATCTCCACATCCCAGTCTCTTTAACAATCTAAAATGTTTCATTTCCAACATCCCATTACGAGATCGAACAGCTTGAATTGCTTCCCATCTTATATCATTTGCCTTGTGAGGCTTGTACATGGCACTGCTTAAACTACTTGAGCTGCTCTCATCACTAAGATCACTGCCAGTGCTGCCTCTGTAGATGCTGGTCTTCCTGCTCTCGACAAGATCACAAGAATTAGTAACTTCACCACTTTCAATAGACTTCTCAATGCTGCTTGTGCATTCACTAACTTCCGTGTTTGTGAAACTTTGTTTGGCTTCTGAATACAGGGTCGCAGCATAGAGGCTATTTGGAGGACTTGGACAATAGGTTACCACTGGTTGAGAAGTACAGTGGCCATTCATTTGTTCAGCACCTCCTTTACTTGGAAATAAAACCGAATTTTCAGATTCTGACAAGCCACTCGAATTACAATTCTTTGAATCAAAAATGGGATTATTGATGTAAGATTTCATTGCCACTGCAGAAACCTTCTCCGCATAAGAGGTTCCACCCACTTTACTATCAACATAATTGGGGGGCCCATATTCAGATTTTCCTTTATGTGAATTGTAATAGTGTTTTTCTGTCTTCAGTGATTCTGCATGCTGCACATCATGATGGGCCACCTTGTGAGATGGCTTTTGATTAATCACATAACCATTTGGATAGCTGGCTGTTTTCATGGCATGATTATGAATAGTTGCATAGGAAGTGGAAGAAACCACTTCATGTCTAGTTTGTTTTGAAGATGGAGGCCTAGAGGAGTGAGGAGTCTTAGATCTTGATGGAGGCTTGTTGCCTATTGCCAAATTCTGAGTCTTCGAAACTCCATCAATAAGTGACTCCATTCAGCAATTTCAAACAGGCACTGCCACGCCAAAATCTAAACTAAGCACAGTGAATTTGTGAGACAAAAACTGACAAAATGATAAGCAATATAATCCCCCTCACCatcaccactaccaccaccttATGCCAAGGCcattaataacaaaatcttagACTTAAACGTCTAtctatttttcaaaagaagaaaatctgtGACAATAACTATGTGGTTGAAACCTAGGCGTGAATTTTAATGACCCTGTAtgcaatttcaaataaaaatcataattaacaGAATTTGCAGAGTTCCATCACACAAATATTTCGTTCAATTAAAGAAAATCCCAAAGATTACGGATAGAACAAGAAACCTAAAGCCGACCCGAGATACCAAGACAAACATAGCTAACCCCAGAATCAAGATAGTGAACATAATtactacacacacacaaaaaaaagggtcaaaaaACTAGCAAAGTCAACCATCaactaaataaaaatgcatTGCTTTGAGATTCCTACACCACCATAAAGAAGTTTCTCAACGAC is a genomic window of Quercus lobata isolate SW786 chromosome 2, ValleyOak3.0 Primary Assembly, whole genome shotgun sequence containing:
- the LOC115976579 gene encoding protein kinase PVPK-1-like — its product is MESLIDGVSKTQNLAIGNKPPSRSKTPHSSRPPSSKQTRHEVVSSTSYATIHNHAMKTASYPNGYVINQKPSHKVAHHDVQHAESLKTEKHYYNSHKGKSEYGPPNYVDSKVGGTSYAEKVSAVAMKSYINNPIFDSKNCNSSGLSESENSVLFPSKGGAEQMNGHCTSQPVVTYCPSPPNSLYAATLYSEAKQSFTNTEVSECTSSIEKSIESGEVTNSCDLVESRKTSIYRGSTGSDLSDESSSSSLSSAMYKPHKANDIRWEAIQAVRSRNGMLEMKHFRLLKRLGCGDIGNVYLSELTGTKTYFAMKVMDKSALAARKKLLRAQTEREILQSLDHPFLPTLYSYFETEKFSCLVMEFCPGGDLHALRQKQPGKYFPEHAARFYVAEVLLALEYLHMLGIIYRDLKPENVLVREDGHIMLSDFDLSLRCAVCPTLVRSSNLSLETKNSAYCVQPTCIEPTCVMQPDCIQPACFAPRFLSGKPKKEKKNKSRNETCHQVTPLPELIAEPTSARSMSFVGTHEYLAPEIIKGEGHGSAVDWWTFGIFLYELLFGKTPFKGAGNRATLFNVVGQPLRFPESPSVSFAARDLIRGLLVKEPQHRLAYRRGATEVKQHPFFQSVNWALIRCTNPPDVPKPVVMDFPSIIDPPKAPTTEVPGVDVKPSGNYLEIDFF